The Corvus hawaiiensis isolate bCorHaw1 chromosome 10, bCorHaw1.pri.cur, whole genome shotgun sequence genome includes a window with the following:
- the OTOS gene encoding otospiralin — protein sequence MTFTGLVFFCMLMNMLTDARSIQDGDDLYQEAAALPYWPFSSSDFWSYVEYFRTLGAYNRINDMARAFFAQFPFGSHLGYHVPDHEH from the exons ATGACATTTACTGGCTTAGTTTTCTTCTGTATGCTGATGAACATGCTAACAG ATGCCCGATCCATCCAGGATGGAGATG aTCTCTACCAGGAAGCTGCAGCCTTGCCGTACTGGCCCTTCTCATCCAGTGATTTCTGGTCATATGTGGAATATTTCCGGACCTTGGGAGCCTACAACAGGATCAATGACATGGCCAGAGCCTTCTTTGCCCAGTTCCCTTTTGGGAGCCACCTTGGCTACCACGTACCTGACCATGAGCATTGA